From Carya illinoinensis cultivar Pawnee chromosome 5, C.illinoinensisPawnee_v1, whole genome shotgun sequence, one genomic window encodes:
- the LOC122309220 gene encoding NDR1/HIN1-like protein 26: MSHVLEKSPKHCAKQGLNIDQHHKKLFFFFSTLFTSILSLILVIWLILRPSKPDFSLREADIYQLNLSGSHLLNSSLQLTLLSKNPNQKVGIYYDELQVYADYKGQQITTYTSLPPFYQGHQDSNLLTASLVGTWLPVAPSFGYEVGRDQTAGKLVLRLKVNGRLRWKVGTWVSGKYRFNVNCVAVMAFGPAIPTGPLTSKQGSHCATTV, encoded by the coding sequence ATGTCTCATGTCCTAGAAAAGTCTCCTAAACACTGCGCCAAGCAAGGACTGAACATCGACCAGCATCACAAGAagctattcttcttcttctccacgTTATTCACCTCGATTCTCTCACTTATATTAGTCATCTGGCTCATCTTACGCCCCTCAAAGCCTGACTTTTCCCTAAGAGAAGCTGACATCTACCAGCTCAACCTCTCAGGCTCTCACCTTCTCAACTCCTCCCTCCAACTCACCCTCCTTTCCAAGAACCCTAACCAGAAAGTTGGCATTTACTACGATGAGCTTCAAGTTTATGCCGATTACAAGGGGCAACAGATAACAACCTATACCTCTCTTCCTCCTTTCTACCAAGGACATCAAGATAGTAATCTGTTAACAGCTTCTTTGGTAGGAACATGGCTGCCTGTGGCTCCATCTTTTGGCTATGAAGTTGGACGTGATCAAACCGCCGGAAAACTAGTTCTGAGACTGAAGGTGAACGGCCGGCTTCGGTGGAAAGTGGGGACTTGGGTTTCCGGCAAGTACCGGTTCAATGTGAATTGTGTTGCAGTTATGGCTTTTGGACCAGCCATCCCAACAGGTCCCTTAACTTCAAAGCAGGGTTCTCACTGTGCTACTACGGTTTGA